Part of the Salinimonas iocasae genome, AGCGGCCGCATATTTCGCTGCTGCTTCCTTCCTGTTAGCAATTGCAAAACCGGAACTACCAGTCGGGTCAACAGAGTGACCCACAGCGCTACCAAACCCAGGTGCATGCCTGAAATACTAAATAAATGCGCCGTACCGCTATTTTTTAATAATTCCCAGTCAGCAGCCGTTAATGTATCCCGATTGCCCACAAGTAAAGATCGGGACCATTTCCCGTTTGGCAGGTCGTGGGTGTCGATAAGTTTTGTTATATTCTCATGTAACGTATTGATGCGGGGAGTGGCTGCTGTGGTAAGTGTCTTAATGCTACCCGTTCTCACTATCCGCTCAGATAACAGCCACTTCATCCGATCCGGAGCGCCAGGATTACGCAGCCCGCTTGGCTTTTTCAGACGCGCAGACACTTGAACAGTCTGGCCTGACAACGGACATGACTGGTTTTCAGTACGCCAGTAGAGCAAAACCTTCGGTTTTAATATTTTATCTGTGAATCGGGCAGTAACGGGCACCCCTTTCACCCGACACATATCAGGCCCTGTACTTTGACTTTCTGCCACCTGAAGCATAAACACTGAAATTTGACGATTATTATCCTCTGGCAGTTGCCAACACAGGTACCAATAACCTAAACTCGCCATCCATAAAGACCCGGCAATAAAACCAATAGCAAATGTATGGGCAGAATATGTACACCACCCTGGCAATCTATTTCTTGCTAACGGGGGTACAAAAGACAGATGCCGTCTCAGACCTTCGAATGAGTGGAACAAACAGGCAGCAAGTAATATAACTGTCAGTAATAACGGATGGGGTAAAACAGGCCAGACAACGGCTGATAAACAGGCAACAGAAAAGCCCGTCAGGGTCCAGGTAATCTTCTTTTGCATTTGTTTATCTGCTTTGTTCTTTTGGCCCTGATTCCAGATATGCCTAGAAAATTTATTAAACGATTTTTGCCTGACCACCAGAAAATAAAGCAAAACCGTGCGCTGAGTATGTTTGGCACACTGTTGCACGAGCCGAATCTCTGGCATCTCAACCGCAAGTCTGCCAGTGGTGCGTTCGGTATTGGCTTGTTCTTTGCCTTTTGGCCGGTCCCTTTCCAGATGTGGCTATCGGCTGCGATGGCAATCCCATTTCGCGCGAATCTGCCTTTATCTGTGGCCACCGTATGGATAACTAATCCATTTACGATGCCGCCGATATTCTACGCCGCCTACAAGGTGGGAACGACTGTACTTGGGACCGAATCACGGCACTTTGAATTTCAATTTAACTGGCAGTGGGTTGTCGAAAGTATCACGACAATTGGCCCCGCGTTCCTGGTTGGCTGCGCGATTTGTTCTGTCGTTGCAGGACTAGTGGGTTACTTCGGGTTGAACTGTGTATGGCGTTTCTCGGTTAAAAAAGCCTGGGATGCGCGTAAAGCTGCAAGAGAAAACAACGCCGCCGGGTGAGCGTTGCTATTACACTCGAGTATCGTGATAATGGAACACATCTTCTACAGGTTTGCCGAACACCCGGGCGATTTTGAACGCAACTTCCAGCGATGGGAAATACTTGCCTTTCTCAATTGCCATAATTGTTTGACGGGTCACCCCCACTTGCTCAGCTAATGATTGCTGAGTCATTTCACCGGCCATGAAGCGCAGTGTTCTAATGTTATTAGATATCTGAAAGGTACTTTTCATTAGCTTTGGGTGCGGTATAAGTAAAGTTCTGTGATAAATCTGAACATCTCAGACAACCAGAAAATGGTAAGCAGTTTGAGCTCCATGGGCGCCAGCGCATATTGAATAAACGCTGAAGAAGATTCCATATGGGTATAGTGATTAATCACCTGTTGCACGACGCAGCTTATTACACCAATTGATAAGACCCAGTATGCTGCATTAGTTCCAGCAAGCCGGTAGCCACGTTCCCGCTCGTCTTCCTGTCCTGCCGCGCCGCGCTGATCGTCCATGGCCAGTGCTATATGCAAAATAACCTCAATGATAACAAAAACGATCACCACCCTGAGTATTAAACTGGCACTGGCCTGAGCACTTACCGACTTCCCGGCTACCAATGCATCATAAATATTGTCGGCGTAGAGTGAAGCAATTATTACCGTGGCCAGTAGCGATACCCATAAACTTTTTTCTCTGAAAGAAAGCATATTACCATCCAGTGTTTAAAACCATTTACTTAATGTAATTTAGAATCGACATAATGTTAAATATTTTTGACATGGTAAGGTGTAAAAATTTGTGAATATCCGTCGGAGATAATACTGATTGTTGGAAAGTATTGAGTCAATACTTAAAGCGCTGGCCCTTTGAATGGCCAGCGTAGTAGGGTCTTAAAACCTGCGTTCAGGCGTCGATGTCAAACTGGCGAAGCGTTGCAACAAGTTTTTCCTCATCCCAAATTTCAACGCCCAGGTCCTGTGCTTTGGTAAGTTTTGAGCCGGCCTTCTCCCCCGCCACCAGAAAACTGGTATTAGCTGACACCGAGCCTGCGACCTTTGCGCCAAGTTGTTGTAGCAGGGACTTGGCCTCAGTACGTGTCATCTGTGAGAGTGTTCCGGTCAGAACGCAGGTTTGTCCTGCTAGCGGCAGATCAGTGGCGGGCTGAGCTATTTCAGGCCAGTGAATGCCTTCATTCAACAGCGCTTTGACAATTTCGCGGTTGTGCGGCTCATTAAAAAAGTTGTGAACATGCTGCGCAACGATATTGCCGATATCACTGACCTCTTGTAGCGCTTCGACATCGGCCTGCATGACTGCATCAAGGGTTCTGAAGTGCATGGCCAGATTATTCGCTGTAGACTCGCCAACCTCACGTATGCCTAAGGCAAATAAAAACTTGGGCAATGTGGTCTGCTTTGACGCGTCTAGTGATGTCAGTAAGTTTGCTGCAGACTTTTCAGCCATGCGCTCCAGGCCAATCAGGCCGGACATATCCAAACGGAAAAAGTCGGCAGGATTTTTGACTAATCCGGCATCAACCAGCTGATCGATAAGTTTATCGCCCAGCCCATCTATATCGAGCGCTTTGCGTGATGCAAAATGCTTGAGCGCCTGCTTTCTCTGTGCACCGCAAATTAGGCCGCCCGTGCAACGTGCTACTGCTTCATCCTCAAGTTTCTCTACACTTGAGTCGCAAACCGGACAGTTCGCGGGAAACACAATATCCCGCGCATCATCCGGGCGCTGATCGAGTATCACAGAGACTACCTGCGGTATCACATCACCCGCACGGCGAATGGTTACGTGATCGTGAATCTTTACACCCAGCCGCACGATTTCATCCTGGTTATGTAATGTTGCGTTCGATACAGTAACCCCGCCCACATAAACCGGCTTTAGTCTTGCTACCGGCGTAATAGCGCCTGTACGTCCGACCTGAAATTCCACATCCTCAAGTACTGTTACCTCTTCCTGTGCAGGGAATTTTTGTGCTATTGCCCAACGTGGTGCCCTGGCAACAAACCCCAGACGTTCTTGCCTGTCAACGCTATTTACTTTGAAGACTACGCCATCAATGTCGTAGGCCAGCGCATCGCGCATGCCGAGTATTTTCTGATAATAAGCCAGACATCCGTTACCGTCAGTCGCAGTGTCTACTTCTGGACATAAAGGCATTCCCCAGGAGGCTACTAACGCCAGACGCTCGCTGTGTGTATCAGGAAGCGAAAAATCGTCCGGGGTCACCAGACCCAGCGAATAGGTGTAGAACATTAATGGCCGTTTGGCCGTTATTTTTGAATCCAGCTGACGTAAGCTGCCCGCCGCAGCATTTCTTGGATTGGCGAAGATTTTTGCACCCTGCTCTTTCTGCCTTTGATTCAGTTTTTCAAAACCGGCTTTAGGCATGAAAACTTCACCACGAATCTCTACCCGGCGAGGAATATCTTCGCCTTTTAAGCGCAACGGAATATTGGCAATGGTTTTTACGTTTTGGGTAATGTTCTCGCCAACCTGACCATCGCCCCGCGTCGCCGCTCTGACCAGCTCGCCATCTTCATAAAGCAAACTTACCGCTAACCCGTCCAACTTGGGTTCACAACTAAATGCGATTGCTGCACTCTCCTTCAGACGATCTTTGATCCGCTTTTCAAATGCCAGCAGTGCTTCATCATCAAATGCATTGTCCAGCGATAGCATAGGAACTTCATGTGTGACCTGTTCAAACGCTGAAAGTGGTGCACCACCAACTTTCTGACTGGGTGAGTCAGAGGTCTTCAGTTTTGGATGTTCTGTTTCCAGCGCCATAAGTCGCTGCATGAGCCGGTCATATTCAGCATCCGGAACACTGGGTGTGTCCATTACGTAATATTCGTGATTATATTGCCGAATGCGCTGTTTGAGCTGCTCGATTTCCTGCTCTGGATGAGAAGAGTTTTCTGCCATAGTATTAGATTTATCGCTTAAGAAGAAAAAGGCC contains:
- a CDS encoding DUF2062 domain-containing protein gives rise to the protein MPRKFIKRFLPDHQKIKQNRALSMFGTLLHEPNLWHLNRKSASGAFGIGLFFAFWPVPFQMWLSAAMAIPFRANLPLSVATVWITNPFTMPPIFYAAYKVGTTVLGTESRHFEFQFNWQWVVESITTIGPAFLVGCAICSVVAGLVGYFGLNCVWRFSVKKAWDARKAARENNAAG
- a CDS encoding helix-turn-helix transcriptional regulator, giving the protein MKSTFQISNNIRTLRFMAGEMTQQSLAEQVGVTRQTIMAIEKGKYFPSLEVAFKIARVFGKPVEDVFHYHDTRV
- the ligA gene encoding NAD-dependent DNA ligase LigA → MAENSSHPEQEIEQLKQRIRQYNHEYYVMDTPSVPDAEYDRLMQRLMALETEHPKLKTSDSPSQKVGGAPLSAFEQVTHEVPMLSLDNAFDDEALLAFEKRIKDRLKESAAIAFSCEPKLDGLAVSLLYEDGELVRAATRGDGQVGENITQNVKTIANIPLRLKGEDIPRRVEIRGEVFMPKAGFEKLNQRQKEQGAKIFANPRNAAAGSLRQLDSKITAKRPLMFYTYSLGLVTPDDFSLPDTHSERLALVASWGMPLCPEVDTATDGNGCLAYYQKILGMRDALAYDIDGVVFKVNSVDRQERLGFVARAPRWAIAQKFPAQEEVTVLEDVEFQVGRTGAITPVARLKPVYVGGVTVSNATLHNQDEIVRLGVKIHDHVTIRRAGDVIPQVVSVILDQRPDDARDIVFPANCPVCDSSVEKLEDEAVARCTGGLICGAQRKQALKHFASRKALDIDGLGDKLIDQLVDAGLVKNPADFFRLDMSGLIGLERMAEKSAANLLTSLDASKQTTLPKFLFALGIREVGESTANNLAMHFRTLDAVMQADVEALQEVSDIGNIVAQHVHNFFNEPHNREIVKALLNEGIHWPEIAQPATDLPLAGQTCVLTGTLSQMTRTEAKSLLQQLGAKVAGSVSANTSFLVAGEKAGSKLTKAQDLGVEIWDEEKLVATLRQFDIDA